TACGTCGTCGTCGCCGCCGCTCACCGCCGGTGCTTACCGCTCTGGGCAGAGCCGCCGTATCAGTTAGTTGTTAACTTGCCATCGCCGAAGGAACAAGAGGCGCTAAAAGCGAAACGCGGACGCTGAAatgaaatcgaatcgaatgtgCACCGCGCACCTGAATTAAATTCGTGGCGAAAAGGCAAGAATTACTATTCGATTCGTCGTTTTTCTTGCGTggctcttatttttttttttgtcttgcgGAAGTGTCGCCAGCATCCGCGACTGTTTTCCGTTTCAGTTCCTAGCTTTTCGTGCTTTCCTCTCAGCTAGCAGTCGTTAGGGTACAACTCTTGGCTTCGGtcatatgaaaaaaaaatttatataaaaaacaaaaaacatgtGAAAAAGTCGGCAACAAGTGCCTGCGAAAAACTGTTTTATTGACACAcgtattttacattttataagaACCATAAATGtgtgtttataaataaaaagtaaatatttcaaCGCACCCAAAAAGACAGAGAGATAGCGGTGAAGAGAGTGAGAGAAGAGGGTCACAAATTTTCAGcgtgcgtgtatgtgtgtgtgtgtggataaTTGTTGATCAATTGTCatgtgcaaaaaaataaaaacaataacaccCAGCGAAAATCATTCAGCATCATCAATGGGAGGAAGTATTGCAAAATCAACCAAGTGAAACGGAACCTAATGAAAATCGCTGAAAGCAACGAGATTACAGTGACAAGTGGCAAACGAACTCTCTCGAACAAAGATTGCGCTCCGCCAACCAAGTACAGTGAATCGTCGTTACTGGCATTCGGAAATCCGCAAGATATCAATGCAAATACATATGTCGATGTGATTCACTGACAGAAGTTAGCATAAAAgaaaacatatgtatatctaaaACCAGAAAAAAACAACGATAAGACTAAATCACGAGTTCGGCAATAAGTTGATACTTCCGAGAACCAAGAACAATGGAATGAAAAGTCGCCAAGATCAAGAGTAATAACTTTAATATTCCAAAGACCCAAAAACTGTAAAAGGTcgtcaataaaataaatattccttAGCCGCCAGACGAGAGAGAAATATCCATGGAAAAGCCATTAAAATCCATAACGCCCAGGTTCAAATGGTTAAGAAATGAATAATATAACTACTGCGAATCAAGTGCTGTGCAACAACACAACGGCAAATTGAAACGTTCTAAGAAAGTGCTCCATAATTGAGGCAGGGCGTTGTCGATAACCAACATGGGACCTTAATGACCTGatggaatatttttttatttattaacaaatGCCAGACATTGGAAGGCAGCCGATCGGTACAATTTGTGGAGCATAAGTTTCGATATTTTCACTTTAGATCTTGCTAAAGAGCTTGAGAACTGAAATATTAGTAAGCTAGGATCTTTAACACTAGAAAGGAGAACCTATTAGACTGTATACAGaatcaaaattcaagttgAAGCGGACTTGTTGCTTTTCTTAGAACTGAGAACTAACAGCAAAAGATACATTCTTAGCCTAGTTTAGATACTAACTGGCTAATATTTATTGTCGCAAAGAGAGGGCATAGAATATTTATCAGACTAATTATATCTGATCCATCCGAGAGCGAGAGTAGTCCATGCCACCCTTTGAAGAGGGTGAATCCAAGCCAGAGGAGCAGATACCTCTAAAGCCGCCCCGACGCCACAAGAAGATGAAGTCAGCGGACCAAGAGGCCGCCCAAACGCCGGCGGAGGATCACGAGGAGGAGCAATTGCTGCCGGGCAGCGGGACGAGCAATCTGCGTTATGCCCGGGCCAATTTGAGCCAGAGCAGCCTGATGCTGAGCCACCAGCAGGGCTCCTTCGAATCGTCAACCGAACGAACGGCGAGCAGTGAGACCCTGGATGTAATGCCGATATCGAGGCGCTACCAGGTGCATCCACAGCCGAACCGCTTGGGGATTCGGCAGCCAGCCTCGGCCTTGGCGAGCGCTCTGCATGCCACTGCCAGATTGGCGGCCAGTGTGGATGCCTATACGGCGGCGGCTACAGCCACAGCGGCAACCGGTGACTACGGCGATTATATGCGCCCGCAACCGAACCTCGGTCACGCCCACCAACTGCCCCTCACCCAGACAACCCAGACAGCCCAGCCCCTGCACCACCAGCTGCCCGCTCACCAGCTGGGCAATCTGAGAGCGAGCAATTTTGTGGGGTCGTCGCGGTATCTCTATCACAGCCAGTTTAATTCGAATTCGCCGCAAACGAGACGCTTCACTGCGCAGCGAGACGGGTCGCCAGCATATGCGGCTTCAGTGGCGGCAGCTTCAGCGGCGGCCGCAGCTTCAGCAGTAGCACCGATAGCGCCACTAGCACCACTAGCCTCCATAGCATCGCCCCCATTTGCGGCCCAGCCGCCGCCCTTTCAGTTGCGCACCTACCAACAGAATCAATCCTACCGCTTTCAGCCGCGCGGACACCATCGcaccgccagcagcagcatgtcGCAGTCCGGCGAGGATCTCCACTCGCCCACCTACCTGTCCTGGCGGAAGCTCCAGCTTAGTCGGGCCAAGCTAAAGGCATCCAGCAAGACGTCCGCCCTGCTCTCCGGATTCGCCATGGTGAGTTTAAACTCTTAATTATTGAGACTTTATACTTTACAAAGGGTTTATACAATACATTGACAACtgttgttttaaaattaatgtaCGTAAATATCAAAGCAACATCATTATACAAAGCTAATTTTTCATCGAAGATACATAATGTAACaaattagtttagttttaaaCTGAATCTCTAAAAGAGCAATTAACTTATAGATACCTTGGAAATGCACATAAAAATCcattataaattacatttcGAAGGAAAAGCGATTTGGCGCAAAAATCACATTAAGTTGGGCATTTATGTGTATTAAAATGAAACAATTAGGAATTATTAGGCTATTTTGTAGACTACAATTTAACTACTTTTTTGCCCTAGGTTATAGttctatgtttttttttttaacattaagCCAACTCAATGTGCAGGGCCAGAAATGATGGCAAAAACCACATAATCTTTTTATTTGGACATCGCATTTCTGTTTGTTCAGCACAAAAGGCGGAAAATGCCACCACGAATATGGCATACACtgtaacaaaataattattgttattttataataagAGTGGTTTCCACTTGGCGTATCGCGCAACGGAATGCAATCTGTTATTTGTTCCGTTTGAGTGCCCATTAACCTACTCGCAGTCGCATTTAAGTAATTTCAATCATGACAgggatatataaatatatatatatgtatatatatatatatatatcatacaTCAATAATTAGCCTTCTGTACCTGTGAATATTGCTAACCAACATAATTATTTTCGATGCCGGCAGCAAGAAATTGAGGGCCAACGAAATAGATTTCGTTTTATTCCCACTATCGTTTTCTTGGCCAAACAAGTCTGTTAGCTGTTTGCCGTgcatatactcgtatgtatTTCTCACCCATTAATTATGGGTAGTTTAGACTATTGCAATATTGTAGCAGTTTTGCTGAAGAGGAGCAAATATCAAAGCAAATATCAACATACATCATGATACATTCGTTGGTTTCCCAGCATTGTTAAAATTCCCACTTATTGTCTAGCAATTCCACACACGACACAGTTAAATCTagataaattattaaattatagtATGCAGtacataatattaaataaatcaattggAAAATGTGCAAGTATTGCAGGTGCtgaattattatattaattaattgagtGACGAGGTATTTATAtgtcgctttttttttttggttcatCAACTTGTTATGCATTCCACATGTACACCTAGCATGCTGAAGAAAGGGAGGCGCGGCATTAGGGGCGGATCAGATAAATTAGGTCCATTCAGATCACATAATATAAGAGAAAAGTTGCTTATTTGCCAATTTTGCAATGTTCTCGCGAGAAATggctaataataataagaggCGATGCCGGGGAATCGTTTCGATTTCTaaccaaaattaaataaaaatcattaatGACTTTCTTcacttttgcaattttcacATAGGTGGCGATGGTGGAGGTGCAACTGGATCACGATACGAATGTACCACCGGGCATGCTGATAGCCTTCGCCATCTGCACCACCCTCCTGGTGGCGGTGCACATGCTGGCCCTGATGATCAGCACCTGTATCCTGCCAAATATTGAGACGGTGTGTAATTTGCATAGTATTTCCCTGGTCCACGAATCGCCACACGAGCGTCTCCATTGGTACATTGAAACGGCGTGGGCATTCTCCACGCTGCTGGGACTCATACTCTTTCTACTGGAGATAGCCATCCTGTGCTGGGTGAAATTCTATGACCTAAGTCCGCCGGCGGCTTGGTCAGCGTGTGTGGTCCTCATACCGGTGATGATCATCTTTATGGCCTTCGCCATTCACTTCTATCGCTCCCTGGTGTCGCACAAATATGAGGTGACAGTCTCGGGCATCCGTGAGCTGGAGATGCTCAAGGAGCAGATGGAGCAGGATCATTTGGAGCATCACAATAACATACGAAATAATGGCATGAACTATGGCGCATCCGGGGACATTGTCTAGCATCACTTGGCGTATCCGCACAAGTGGATCGAACGAAAAAGACAGCGGCTCAGGGTAAGCTTCAGATTATTTTTAGTGAAACACACATATTGTAAAT
The sequence above is drawn from the Drosophila melanogaster chromosome 2R genome and encodes:
- the Orai gene encoding orai, isoform A — protein: MSVWTTANNSGLETPTKSPITSSVPRAARSSAVITTGNHQQHHFQHVVAAAVAAATSVATGHQFQQQFPLHAHPHPQHHSNSPTGSGSNSNNSAGFQRTSISNSLLQFPPPPPPSSQNQAKPRGHHRTASSSMSQSGEDLHSPTYLSWRKLQLSRAKLKASSKTSALLSGFAMVAMVEVQLDHDTNVPPGMLIAFAICTTLLVAVHMLALMISTCILPNIETVCNLHSISLVHESPHERLHWYIETAWAFSTLLGLILFLLEIAILCWVKFYDLSPPAAWSACVVLIPVMIIFMAFAIHFYRSLVSHKYEVTVSGIRELEMLKEQMEQDHLEHHNNIRNNGMNYGASGDIV
- the Orai gene encoding orai, isoform G, giving the protein MPPFEEGESKPEEQIPLKPPRRHKKMKSADQEAAQTPAEDHEEEQLLPGSGTSNLRYARANLSQSSLMLSHQQGSFESSTERTASSETLDVMPISRRYQVHPQPNRLGIRQPASALASALHATARLAASVDAYTAAATATAATGDYGDYMRPQPNLGHAHQLPLTQTTQTAQPLHHQLPAHQLGNLRASNFVGSSRYLYHSQFNSNSPQTRRFTAQRDGSPAYAASVAAASAAAAASAVAPIAPLAPLASIASPPFAAQPPPFQLRTYQQNQSYRFQPRGHHRTASSSMSQSGEDLHSPTYLSWRKLQLSRAKLKASSKTSALLSGFAMVAMVEVQLDHDTNVPPGMLIAFAICTTLLVAVHMLALMISTCILPNIETVCNLHSISLVHESPHERLHWYIETAWAFSTLLGLILFLLEIAILCWVKFYDLSPPAAWSACVVLIPVMIIFMAFAIHFYRSLVSHKYEVTVSGIRELEMLKEQMEQDHLEHHNNIRNNGMNYGASGDIV